A genomic stretch from Phycisphaerae bacterium includes:
- a CDS encoding DUF3175 domain-containing protein codes for MAEKKKWSHKVKTTSTYPPAGLFTRSAPAIARGMASRRVSPKGISSGIRMIQFFINRAGKGLSPTRRRELERAKRMLQARLKRRRA; via the coding sequence GTGGCGGAAAAGAAAAAATGGTCGCACAAGGTCAAGACGACGTCGACGTATCCGCCCGCGGGCCTTTTTACCAGGAGCGCCCCCGCGATTGCTCGTGGAATGGCCAGCAGGCGCGTCAGCCCCAAGGGCATCAGTTCCGGCATCCGCATGATCCAGTTTTTCATTAACCGGGCAGGCAAGGGGCTGTCGCCGACGCGCCGTCGCGAACTCGAACGGGCCAAGCGAATGCTCCAGGCGCGATTGAAACGACGCCGGGCTTGA
- a CDS encoding PQQ-binding-like beta-propeller repeat protein, whose amino-acid sequence MKWKSSIPGQGHSSPILWGDRIFLTTAVSADKSSPEFKTGWLDGTGESAADEGPWTWKVLCLNKKDGRLVWQRDAHTGIPKSKRHIKATYANSTPATDGTHVVAFFGSEGLYCYDVEGELLWKKDLGLLKSGPYNAEDLEWGSANSPIIHDGQVILQCDAMNNAFWASFDVKTGRELRRVKRVDITTWSTPSIAESGGRTQVVCNGYKEMAGYDLKTGERLWTLHGGGDCPVPTPQVVGDMIYLTNGHGRSPIYAIRADARGDLTPTDEVALPEGLAWCQPKNGSYMPTPLVLDKNLYVASDNGILAAYDAKTGKQLYRERIKGAGTFSASIVAADDRLYFVNEAGDVFVFQAGDSFKLLASNSMNEICLATPAIADGQIFIRGRDHLYCIGD is encoded by the coding sequence GTGAAATGGAAATCGTCCATCCCCGGCCAGGGCCATTCTTCCCCGATCCTGTGGGGCGATCGCATTTTCCTCACGACGGCCGTCAGCGCGGATAAGTCATCGCCGGAATTCAAGACCGGCTGGCTCGACGGCACCGGCGAGTCCGCGGCGGACGAGGGGCCGTGGACGTGGAAGGTATTGTGCCTCAACAAGAAGGATGGTCGCCTCGTGTGGCAGCGCGACGCCCACACGGGTATTCCCAAGTCCAAGCGTCACATCAAGGCCACGTATGCGAACAGTACGCCTGCGACCGATGGCACGCACGTCGTCGCCTTCTTCGGCTCCGAGGGCCTCTACTGTTACGATGTCGAGGGCGAGCTTCTTTGGAAGAAAGACCTCGGTCTGCTCAAAAGCGGTCCCTACAACGCGGAGGATCTGGAGTGGGGCAGCGCGAATTCGCCGATTATCCATGATGGTCAGGTCATCCTCCAGTGCGACGCGATGAACAACGCGTTCTGGGCCAGTTTCGACGTGAAGACCGGCCGCGAGCTGCGCCGCGTGAAGCGCGTCGATATCACGACGTGGAGCACGCCGAGCATCGCCGAGTCCGGCGGGCGAACGCAGGTCGTTTGCAACGGATACAAGGAGATGGCGGGATACGATCTGAAGACTGGAGAACGATTATGGACGCTGCACGGAGGCGGCGACTGTCCAGTCCCGACACCGCAAGTCGTCGGCGACATGATCTACCTGACGAACGGTCATGGCCGCAGCCCAATCTACGCCATCCGCGCGGATGCCCGCGGCGACCTGACGCCGACCGATGAGGTTGCGCTACCCGAAGGCCTTGCCTGGTGCCAACCGAAAAACGGCTCCTATATGCCGACGCCGCTGGTGTTGGACAAAAACCTCTACGTGGCGAGCGACAACGGCATCCTCGCGGCATATGACGCGAAGACCGGGAAGCAACTCTATCGCGAGCGGATCAAGGGAGCCGGCACATTTTCCGCGTCAATCGTCGCTGCCGACGACCGCCTCTACTTCGTCAACGAAGCGGGCGACGTGTTCGTCTTTCAGGCGGGCGATTCGTTCAAGCTCCTGGCGAGCAACTCCATGAACGAAATCTGCCTGGCCACGCCGGCGATTGCGGATGGGCAGATCTTCATCCGCGGCCGGGATCATCTCTATTGCATTGGCGATTAA
- a CDS encoding transglutaminase family protein, translating into MPHLLLRRRTYLSAAAMVLSIALGTFARTPSDIQYPDGEEEWYVVKMQDTKCGYMMASADRKGDEVHSQVRMSFEIARAEATVKITMDQSYRETLGGRPIAFSHESTMGQMPIGHSGVIKDGRLTLTTMQAGASRQETMDFDPEIKFAWGQLLEQRKRGLKTGTEFTVKTYEPSMKPDGPVSMTFKVHGKDRIELDGKKVDAWRVTATMQLQGMPIVTESWVDEDSTPLLTTLDMGIAKITVVRSTREEALKGGAPPELFLSTFIPVEQRIDPEAREVTLRLRLPADDPRKLPELPKTGMQSFRRINDHEGLLTIRRIDWKKVERASAGAPSAELREYLRSSTMLDLEDGRIKKLARKAVRGVKSPADKADALRKFVTDFVEDKSLDVGFATASEVARNKAGDCTEHGVLLAALARSAGLPARGVSGIVQIPEGYAEGHEAAFGYHMWAQVNIGGQWVDIDAALRQTDCDPTHVALSLLPLNDEGILDSIATMLPLLGRLQIEVVEVK; encoded by the coding sequence ATGCCTCACTTGCTCTTACGGCGTCGAACTTACTTGTCCGCTGCGGCGATGGTGCTGTCGATTGCGTTGGGGACGTTCGCGCGGACTCCGTCGGACATCCAATACCCCGACGGCGAGGAGGAGTGGTACGTCGTCAAAATGCAGGACACCAAGTGCGGATACATGATGGCCTCCGCCGACCGCAAGGGGGACGAAGTTCATTCCCAGGTGCGCATGAGCTTCGAGATCGCGCGGGCGGAGGCGACCGTGAAGATCACGATGGATCAGAGCTATCGCGAGACGCTGGGCGGCCGACCGATCGCCTTCTCCCACGAATCCACGATGGGGCAGATGCCGATCGGACACTCCGGGGTGATCAAGGACGGTCGGCTGACGCTGACAACGATGCAGGCCGGCGCTTCGCGCCAAGAGACGATGGACTTCGATCCCGAGATCAAGTTCGCCTGGGGCCAGTTGCTGGAGCAGCGGAAACGCGGCCTGAAGACGGGTACCGAGTTCACCGTGAAGACGTACGAACCGAGCATGAAGCCGGACGGCCCCGTGAGCATGACCTTTAAGGTCCACGGCAAGGACAGGATCGAGCTGGACGGAAAAAAGGTGGATGCCTGGCGCGTCACGGCCACGATGCAGCTTCAGGGAATGCCGATCGTGACGGAGTCATGGGTGGATGAAGATTCGACGCCGCTGCTGACGACGCTCGACATGGGCATCGCCAAAATTACGGTGGTCCGCTCGACCAGGGAGGAGGCCCTTAAGGGCGGGGCGCCGCCGGAGTTGTTTCTCAGTACGTTTATACCGGTCGAGCAGCGCATCGACCCGGAGGCGCGGGAAGTTACTTTGCGCCTTCGCCTGCCCGCGGATGATCCGCGCAAGCTGCCGGAGTTGCCCAAGACGGGCATGCAGTCGTTTCGGCGCATCAACGACCACGAAGGCCTGCTGACGATTCGCCGCATTGACTGGAAGAAAGTCGAGAGGGCCAGCGCCGGCGCGCCCTCTGCGGAACTGCGTGAGTATCTGCGATCATCTACGATGCTGGATCTGGAGGATGGGCGAATAAAGAAGCTCGCGCGAAAGGCGGTTCGGGGAGTGAAGTCGCCCGCGGACAAGGCAGACGCGCTGCGGAAGTTTGTCACGGACTTCGTCGAGGACAAGAGCCTGGACGTGGGCTTTGCAACGGCGAGCGAAGTCGCTCGCAACAAGGCCGGCGATTGCACAGAACACGGCGTGTTGCTGGCGGCCTTGGCGCGGTCGGCAGGGTTGCCGGCCCGCGGCGTCAGCGGGATCGTGCAGATACCGGAGGGCTATGCCGAGGGCCACGAAGCCGCCTTCGGCTATCACATGTGGGCACAAGTCAACATCGGCGGCCAATGGGTGGACATCGACGCGGCGCTGCGGCAGACCGATTGCGACCCGACTCACGTGGCGCTCTCGCTGCTTCCGCTCAACGACGAGGGGATTCTCGATTCCATTGCGACCATGTTGCCGCTACTGGGGCGATTGCAGATCGAGGTCGTGGAAGTGAAGTAG
- a CDS encoding DUF4190 domain-containing protein — protein MGYLLDCPACRKSLTITPDLVGKMMACPHCACHFSLPAEGEKPFVVRPSNPSVRPTAKLARFTFSCTRCGSILEARGEQCGQLGRCPTCGGVFTVPMMDPSSGLAAGPAAVAEDGQLPTPMHAYATAGTKAPTIKRLANGEQVIVCPRCGRDMPVDVNTCRACGMPFTMEGATQIMEAGPITNSLAPFALTLGVLSLPTYCLPVLGPAAVIFGAMALQRARTLGQIGAGRSMSICGIVCGGVSVLIFVARNVGIF, from the coding sequence ATGGGCTACCTGTTGGACTGTCCGGCCTGCCGCAAGTCCCTGACGATCACGCCTGATCTCGTCGGCAAGATGATGGCTTGTCCGCACTGTGCGTGTCACTTCAGCCTTCCCGCCGAGGGCGAGAAACCCTTCGTCGTCCGGCCGTCAAACCCTTCCGTGCGGCCGACCGCCAAATTGGCCCGGTTCACGTTTTCCTGTACCCGTTGCGGGTCCATTCTCGAAGCCCGCGGAGAGCAGTGCGGACAGTTGGGACGCTGTCCGACCTGCGGCGGCGTGTTCACGGTTCCGATGATGGATCCGAGTTCGGGCCTCGCCGCCGGTCCCGCCGCCGTGGCGGAGGACGGTCAACTGCCGACGCCGATGCACGCCTATGCGACCGCCGGAACAAAAGCGCCGACGATCAAGCGGTTGGCCAACGGCGAGCAGGTCATCGTCTGTCCGCGCTGCGGCCGCGACATGCCGGTTGATGTGAATACGTGCCGAGCGTGTGGGATGCCGTTCACGATGGAGGGGGCCACGCAGATCATGGAGGCCGGGCCGATTACGAATTCGCTGGCCCCCTTTGCCCTGACGCTGGGGGTTCTCTCGCTTCCGACGTACTGCCTGCCTGTTCTCGGTCCGGCCGCGGTCATCTTTGGCGCCATGGCCCTTCAGCGTGCTCGGACCCTGGGGCAGATTGGCGCGGGCCGGTCGATGAGCATCTGCGGAATCGTGTGCGGCGGAGTGTCTGTGCTGATCTTTGTGGCGCGGAATGTGGGGATTTTTTGA
- a CDS encoding alcohol dehydrogenase catalytic domain-containing protein yields MKALVYDVSPFRWVICKVAGAVAQRAYYGALSGLRLVDRPMPELPGPGWVRLKTRLGGICGTDLALITQRQHPATILQAFASFPAVLGHENVATIDQVGDGVDDYRIGQRVCVEPALGCRARGTDALCRQCAAGRSSLCESAAENGFPPRSLIGLNARTGGSWAEYFVAHHSQLHLVNDSISDEVAVLLDPIASAAHAVLRRRPKPGEAILVCGSGIVALGIIAAIRALGHDNPITILARHAFQGELAGALGATSILRIPRGAGNAERYDAIADAVGGRRLAGRFGNQALIGGFDLTFDCIGTGTSLTDAMKWTRSRGTVVLVGTSGIALVDTTPLWFNEIQVVGANGRQIECDGERPIHTYQLVLEWLRAGRLDLSAIPVARYKLSEYRTALGHLLARGRHPIVKAVFDPQSS; encoded by the coding sequence ATGAAGGCCCTTGTTTACGATGTTTCCCCTTTCCGATGGGTGATCTGCAAGGTCGCGGGGGCCGTCGCGCAACGAGCCTACTACGGCGCCTTGTCGGGACTGCGCCTCGTGGACCGACCGATGCCGGAACTGCCGGGCCCGGGTTGGGTTCGCTTGAAAACGCGCCTCGGCGGCATCTGCGGCACTGACCTCGCGTTGATAACGCAGCGCCAGCATCCCGCGACGATACTTCAGGCCTTCGCCAGTTTTCCGGCGGTCCTCGGTCACGAAAACGTCGCGACGATTGATCAGGTCGGCGACGGTGTCGATGACTACCGGATCGGTCAGCGGGTGTGCGTTGAGCCCGCGCTGGGATGCAGGGCTCGCGGCACGGACGCGCTATGTCGGCAGTGCGCCGCGGGGCGAAGCTCGCTTTGCGAGAGCGCGGCCGAAAACGGTTTTCCGCCCCGCTCCCTGATCGGGCTCAATGCCAGGACCGGCGGAAGCTGGGCCGAGTATTTTGTTGCTCATCACTCGCAGCTTCACCTCGTAAACGATTCAATCAGCGACGAGGTCGCCGTGCTCCTGGACCCGATTGCTTCCGCTGCGCATGCGGTCCTGCGCCGACGACCGAAGCCCGGAGAGGCCATACTTGTTTGCGGATCGGGAATTGTCGCCTTGGGCATCATTGCCGCCATCCGGGCGCTGGGACACGACAATCCGATTACGATCCTGGCGAGGCATGCATTTCAGGGGGAACTGGCCGGCGCCCTCGGAGCGACGTCCATCCTTCGGATTCCGCGCGGGGCCGGTAACGCCGAGCGTTATGACGCTATCGCCGATGCCGTCGGCGGCCGCCGTCTGGCCGGGCGGTTCGGGAATCAGGCGCTGATCGGCGGTTTCGATCTGACGTTCGATTGCATCGGAACCGGAACGAGCCTGACCGACGCCATGAAGTGGACCCGCAGTCGCGGTACGGTGGTGCTCGTGGGCACCAGCGGGATCGCGCTCGTGGATACGACGCCGCTTTGGTTCAACGAGATTCAAGTGGTCGGGGCCAACGGCCGGCAGATCGAATGCGACGGCGAGCGGCCGATTCATACGTATCAACTGGTGCTGGAGTGGTTGCGGGCCGGGCGGCTCGACTTGTCGGCCATTCCCGTCGCGCGCTACAAACTCAGCGAATATCGAACCGCCCTGGGACACCTTCTGGCGAGGGGCCGACACCCGATCGTCAAGGCTGTCTTCGATCCCCAGAGCAGTTAG
- a CDS encoding response regulator yields the protein MKAVFTTGEIAEICKISQQTVIRCFDSGRLKGFRVPGSKFRRVPRAELIAFMKQNNIPIENLDTGKRRVLIVDDDPAIVDMLTDLLGRDGRFEVKSASNGFDAGALTKEYKPDVLLLDYLLPDVNGNVVCQRVRSDPELAHTKIIIVSGAVAPAELEKLRAAGADDFIKKPFDIDKLIDRIAELCSSVY from the coding sequence ATGAAGGCCGTCTTCACTACTGGCGAGATCGCCGAAATCTGCAAGATCAGCCAGCAGACCGTGATCCGCTGCTTCGACAGCGGCCGGCTCAAGGGATTCCGCGTGCCCGGTTCGAAGTTTCGTCGCGTGCCCCGGGCCGAACTCATCGCTTTCATGAAGCAGAACAATATCCCGATCGAGAACCTCGACACGGGCAAGCGGCGCGTGCTCATCGTCGATGACGATCCCGCCATCGTGGACATGCTGACCGACCTGCTCGGCCGCGACGGCCGCTTCGAAGTAAAGTCGGCGTCCAACGGTTTCGACGCTGGAGCCCTGACCAAAGAATACAAGCCGGACGTCCTGCTTCTCGACTACCTCCTGCCCGACGTGAACGGCAATGTCGTCTGCCAGCGGGTGCGCAGTGACCCTGAGCTCGCGCACACGAAAATCATCATCGTTTCCGGAGCGGTGGCGCCGGCGGAACTCGAAAAGCTCCGCGCTGCGGGGGCCGACGATTTCATCAAGAAGCCGTTCGACATCGACAAACTCATTGACCGAATCGCGGAACTGTGCAGCAGCGTTTATTAG
- a CDS encoding HDOD domain-containing protein: protein MSEAPRPGGTSQLEDGPWGTAAAADPHKVEQILSQLDELPPPRVGGLRTADAGRLANSIVADAPLLAEMRAIQALPAFDPRPARVFVGEWIALHGVEGVRALALALKILDNLETGCGDRRGRLDQAEFRRHGLAVACGAAQISQALEMPVASLEMFAAGLVHDIGKAALDAALPKSYVRVLRRFEATGADFADVEQAVLGIDHLAAGRHLAQRWGLPERVAECIWLHHHLPESLPAAVAVGRHVQIVQLADTLARERRIGFSGTPTIARSSQLLAIQLGLSEEKRNTIADALLSEVSARAGWLSPRPKTDPVSSALVASVRDKSVRLMEENRRLKTDLRYFTAVDRFNQSLSATASVREVCAAGAGAIQRACRTSLHEVRAVVFVVSANGQWVDVGWAEGQTRSAVYQRSVDAAGGTSSATPEAQHAEAGAGLLAVPGDFADVIDRARGALGNGTVRLLPILHDNRWVGGALLTGTDDAMTALERQITGLSALAHAVGLALARAGEYAAGRRLADELAAAQRRAAALEPHRIRNSTLDTVLAMAAGAAHDLNNPLAVISGRAQLLHSRITNEPVRAVLKEIAGQAQSASNIVTELMDFARPCTPVPESINPAEFFETLRTELAAAGLLDGRDLSLEVAPSTPPVWFDRTQLSHLFRELIANSVEATTPDGGRLTVKAAPDLAEEHVVMRVSDNGRGMTADVLGRAMDPFFSHRPAGRGRGLGLARVQRWVAAGQAAIQIDSQPGQGTTVTLRLPVPPVQTK from the coding sequence ATGTCCGAAGCACCTCGCCCAGGCGGAACCTCGCAGCTCGAAGATGGACCGTGGGGCACGGCCGCCGCCGCCGATCCCCACAAGGTTGAGCAGATCCTCTCCCAGCTCGATGAACTGCCGCCGCCTCGGGTAGGGGGTTTACGAACGGCCGATGCCGGCCGACTCGCGAATTCGATTGTCGCGGACGCCCCATTACTCGCCGAGATGCGAGCGATTCAGGCATTGCCAGCGTTCGATCCCCGGCCGGCACGAGTCTTCGTCGGGGAGTGGATCGCCCTGCACGGCGTCGAGGGGGTTCGAGCGCTCGCCCTCGCCCTCAAAATCCTGGACAACTTGGAAACCGGCTGCGGGGATCGCCGTGGTCGCCTCGACCAGGCTGAATTCAGGCGGCACGGCCTGGCCGTCGCGTGTGGCGCCGCACAAATCAGCCAGGCATTGGAAATGCCGGTCGCGTCGCTCGAAATGTTCGCGGCGGGGCTGGTCCACGATATCGGCAAGGCCGCGCTCGATGCGGCACTGCCGAAAAGCTACGTCCGCGTGCTTCGCCGCTTCGAAGCGACCGGTGCGGACTTCGCCGACGTCGAGCAGGCCGTTCTCGGCATCGATCATCTGGCTGCGGGCCGTCATCTCGCGCAGCGCTGGGGACTTCCGGAGCGGGTCGCGGAGTGCATCTGGTTGCACCATCACCTGCCCGAGTCGCTGCCGGCCGCTGTCGCTGTCGGGAGGCACGTGCAAATCGTTCAACTCGCCGACACCCTTGCCCGGGAGCGACGGATCGGCTTCTCCGGTACTCCAACCATCGCCCGCTCTTCGCAGCTTCTCGCCATTCAACTCGGTCTCTCGGAAGAGAAACGAAATACCATTGCCGACGCACTCCTGAGCGAAGTCTCGGCGCGGGCCGGTTGGCTGTCGCCCCGGCCGAAAACCGATCCTGTCAGTTCGGCCCTTGTGGCCTCGGTGCGCGACAAGTCGGTTCGATTGATGGAGGAAAACCGCCGGCTCAAAACGGATCTTCGCTACTTCACGGCCGTCGACCGGTTCAACCAGTCCTTGTCGGCCACTGCCAGCGTGCGCGAGGTATGCGCCGCCGGGGCCGGGGCCATTCAGCGGGCATGTCGAACCAGCCTTCATGAAGTTCGCGCGGTCGTCTTTGTCGTCAGTGCGAACGGCCAGTGGGTCGATGTCGGCTGGGCGGAGGGCCAGACACGCAGCGCCGTATATCAGCGATCGGTCGACGCAGCGGGCGGTACGTCGTCCGCGACACCCGAAGCGCAACATGCAGAAGCCGGTGCAGGGCTTTTGGCGGTGCCCGGCGACTTCGCGGACGTCATTGATCGTGCGCGAGGGGCGCTGGGCAACGGAACCGTGCGGCTATTGCCCATTCTTCATGACAACCGCTGGGTGGGGGGCGCGCTGCTGACCGGGACCGATGACGCAATGACCGCGCTGGAGCGGCAAATAACAGGGCTTTCCGCTTTGGCGCACGCCGTCGGTCTCGCTCTCGCTCGTGCCGGGGAATATGCCGCTGGTCGCCGCCTCGCTGACGAACTCGCCGCCGCGCAGCGCCGCGCTGCCGCGCTGGAGCCGCACCGGATTCGTAACAGCACGCTCGATACCGTACTCGCCATGGCCGCCGGCGCCGCGCACGACCTCAACAATCCGTTGGCCGTCATTTCCGGCCGCGCACAGCTCCTTCACAGCCGCATCACCAACGAACCGGTTCGCGCGGTTCTGAAGGAAATAGCCGGCCAGGCTCAAAGTGCCAGTAACATCGTCACCGAGTTAATGGACTTTGCCCGACCCTGCACCCCCGTTCCCGAATCCATCAATCCCGCGGAGTTTTTTGAGACCCTCCGGACAGAACTGGCCGCCGCGGGATTATTGGATGGGCGGGACCTGTCGTTGGAGGTTGCCCCATCTACGCCGCCTGTATGGTTTGATCGCACACAGTTATCGCATCTCTTTCGGGAACTCATCGCCAATTCCGTCGAGGCCACGACCCCCGACGGCGGCCGTTTGACCGTCAAGGCCGCTCCCGATCTGGCCGAAGAACACGTCGTCATGCGGGTGTCCGACAATGGACGTGGCATGACGGCGGACGTACTCGGGCGGGCGATGGATCCGTTTTTCTCGCACCGACCGGCGGGCCGCGGACGGGGGCTGGGGTTGGCCCGAGTGCAGCGCTGGGTCGCGGCCGGTCAGGCGGCGATTCAGATTGATAGCCAACCCGGTCAGGGAACAACGGTCACTCTGCGACTGCCTGTCCCGCCCGTTCAAACAAAGTAA
- a CDS encoding MBL fold metallo-hydrolase, producing the protein MLTFSLQSGSNGNSIYVEAGDTRLLFDAGISGEQAANRMRAHGRDIRDVQALIISHDHYDHTRCAGVFQRKFGLPIYMSNAVFRAIRYKLGKVRDVRSYTPGDRLEFGDVSVHTIRTPHDGIDTVCFVVEHEGKRLGIFTDLGHPFAALQSVLGEVDAAYLESNYDVEMLRTGSYPEQLKRRIAGDAGHLSNDEAAELSQRCKSRRLQWVAVAHLSQENNRPDLALETHRKRIGSLFPVHLASRYQVSDVFEV; encoded by the coding sequence ATGCTGACGTTTTCATTGCAGTCCGGCTCGAACGGGAATTCGATCTACGTCGAGGCGGGGGACACCCGGCTGCTCTTTGACGCGGGGATCAGCGGCGAGCAGGCCGCCAACCGGATGCGGGCCCACGGCCGCGACATCCGCGACGTCCAGGCCCTTATCATCTCCCACGATCACTATGACCACACCCGCTGTGCCGGCGTGTTCCAGCGGAAGTTCGGGCTCCCTATCTACATGAGCAACGCAGTTTTTCGGGCCATCCGTTACAAACTTGGGAAAGTGCGGGATGTGCGATCCTACACCCCCGGTGACCGTCTCGAATTCGGTGATGTCAGCGTCCACACCATCCGCACGCCGCACGACGGGATCGACACGGTTTGTTTCGTCGTGGAACACGAGGGCAAGCGGCTGGGGATCTTTACGGATCTGGGCCATCCATTCGCGGCACTCCAGTCGGTGCTGGGGGAAGTGGATGCGGCTTACCTGGAAAGCAACTACGACGTGGAAATGCTGCGGACGGGGTCGTATCCCGAGCAACTCAAACGCCGCATCGCCGGGGACGCGGGCCACCTGTCCAACGACGAGGCGGCGGAGTTGTCGCAGCGCTGCAAATCGCGCCGTCTGCAATGGGTGGCCGTCGCGCACCTGAGCCAGGAGAACAACCGGCCGGATCTTGCGCTGGAGACGCATCGCAAGCGGATCGGAAGCTTGTTTCCGGTGCATCTGGCATCGCGGTACCAAGTGAGCGATGTGTTTGAGGTGTAG
- a CDS encoding Uma2 family endonuclease translates to MAAAVLIASEKSELLQGLRMTAEEYASLPETEEWYELIDGVVCMSPSPLPLHQKVAVKISSQIDQYLDTHPVGEVFVEVDVYLGEGPRGGDLVYRPDIVFLRQERVSKNLTRITGAPDLVVEIISTSSRRFDYETKKGDYERCGVPEYWIIDPYRKELAFYSLKQGRYVMMAPKGDQLMSEAIPGFELDLNRLRRSFE, encoded by the coding sequence ATGGCGGCTGCTGTGTTGATCGCATCAGAAAAGTCGGAGCTTCTTCAGGGTCTGCGGATGACGGCCGAGGAGTATGCGTCGCTTCCGGAGACTGAGGAGTGGTATGAGCTAATTGACGGAGTGGTTTGCATGTCGCCCAGCCCTCTGCCCCTGCACCAAAAAGTGGCCGTGAAAATCTCGTCGCAGATTGACCAATATCTTGATACTCATCCCGTCGGCGAGGTCTTTGTCGAAGTGGATGTCTATCTTGGTGAGGGCCCGCGCGGCGGCGATCTGGTCTATCGCCCGGATATCGTGTTCCTTCGGCAGGAACGGGTTTCCAAGAATCTGACGCGCATTACCGGGGCGCCGGACCTCGTCGTGGAGATCATCTCGACCTCCTCGCGCCGCTTTGACTACGAAACGAAGAAGGGGGACTACGAACGCTGCGGCGTCCCCGAATATTGGATCATCGACCCCTATCGCAAGGAGTTGGCTTTTTATTCGCTGAAGCAGGGGCGGTATGTCATGATGGCCCCTAAAGGAGACCAACTCATGAGCGAGGCCATCCCAGGGTTCGAACTCGATCTGAATCGCTTGCGGCGATCGTTCGAATGA
- a CDS encoding AMP-binding protein encodes MLIETLLASAERGPDKPAVSDPFTSLTFANLLRFADVMRRQVEKTTQAPHVGILMPSSCAFAGTFYGILWAGRTVVPLNFLLQPPEIAAIINDAGLDTIYTVKHFADAVAQLPVKAIFMEDLPIKREMVLERLHRTPPPPSVQPDDTAILLYTSGTSGVPKGVCQTYRNLKSDMDAAVEKAQLKRDHHFLGVLPLFHSFGITAMLLVPVALGSSTYYLPRFTPAGIIEAIREQKVSVTMMIASMFTAMLRVKKATPDDFATIEYALSGGEALPDAVHAAFKERFGVDILQGYGMTEASPVVSLNVPWSNRVGTVGQAIPGAEVAAFDDEGKRVAAGEVGELRVRGPMVMKGYYHKEAETRAAITPDGWYCTGDMGTVDADGYIRITGRKKEMIIVGGENVYPREIEAVLEDHPAVAEAAVVGQMDASRGEVVVAFVVPREGQETTEIALRDFCRDRVAGYKVPRRVVIASDLPRGPTGKILKRKLKELL; translated from the coding sequence ATGCTGATAGAAACCTTACTCGCCTCCGCCGAGCGCGGTCCCGACAAGCCCGCGGTGAGTGATCCCTTCACCTCGCTCACGTTCGCCAACCTCCTCCGCTTCGCCGACGTCATGCGCCGGCAGGTGGAGAAAACCACGCAGGCGCCGCATGTCGGAATCCTCATGCCGAGCAGTTGCGCATTTGCCGGGACCTTCTACGGCATCCTCTGGGCCGGTCGGACCGTCGTGCCGCTCAACTTCCTTCTCCAGCCCCCCGAAATCGCCGCGATCATCAATGACGCCGGACTCGACACGATCTACACCGTCAAACATTTCGCGGACGCCGTCGCGCAGCTTCCCGTGAAGGCGATTTTCATGGAGGACCTGCCGATCAAGCGCGAGATGGTGCTGGAGCGGCTCCATCGCACGCCGCCGCCGCCGAGCGTGCAGCCCGACGACACCGCGATCCTGCTCTACACTTCCGGCACTTCGGGTGTGCCCAAGGGTGTGTGTCAGACTTATCGCAACCTGAAAAGCGACATGGACGCCGCGGTTGAAAAGGCCCAGCTCAAGCGGGACCATCATTTCCTCGGTGTCCTGCCGCTCTTCCACAGCTTCGGCATCACGGCAATGCTCCTCGTCCCCGTCGCCCTCGGCTCCTCCACCTATTACCTCCCGCGCTTTACCCCCGCGGGAATCATCGAGGCCATCCGCGAGCAAAAGGTCAGCGTGACGATGATGATCGCCAGCATGTTCACCGCAATGCTCCGCGTAAAAAAGGCCACGCCCGACGATTTCGCCACGATCGAATACGCCCTCAGCGGCGGCGAGGCCCTCCCCGACGCCGTCCACGCCGCCTTCAAGGAGCGCTTCGGGGTCGACATCCTCCAGGGCTACGGCATGACCGAGGCCTCGCCCGTCGTCAGCCTCAACGTCCCCTGGTCCAACCGCGTGGGCACTGTCGGTCAGGCCATCCCCGGCGCGGAAGTGGCGGCGTTCGACGACGAGGGCAAGCGCGTCGCCGCGGGAGAGGTCGGCGAGCTGCGTGTCCGTGGGCCGATGGTCATGAAGGGCTACTATCATAAAGAGGCCGAAACACGCGCGGCGATCACTCCGGACGGCTGGTATTGCACCGGCGACATGGGCACGGTCGATGCCGACGGATACATCCGCATCACCGGCCGCAAGAAGGAGATGATCATCGTCGGCGGGGAGAACGTGTACCCGCGCGAGATCGAGGCGGTCCTGGAGGACCATCCCGCCGTCGCCGAGGCGGCAGTCGTAGGGCAAATGGATGCGTCACGCGGCGAGGTCGTCGTTGCGTTCGTCGTCCCGCGCGAGGGACAGGAAACAACGGAAATCGCCCTGCGAGACTTCTGCCGCGACCGCGTGGCGGGCTACAAAGTCCCGCGCCGCGTGGTGATCGCCAGCGATCTCCCCCGCGGCCCGACAGGAAAAATCCTGAAGCGCAAGCTGAAGGAACTGCTGTAG